A region of the Mangifera indica cultivar Alphonso chromosome 10, CATAS_Mindica_2.1, whole genome shotgun sequence genome:
TAGGAGACATATTTCTCAAGAAAAATTAGAGTTGAAATGTCGCCCTAATAATCTATCAAGATGAAttcatagataaatatatttaataataaccAGTTTGGATTTCTCACATCCAAATAATTTGTGGATGTCAAATGTGTGTTATTAATAAATACCTATAAGTGTGaaaatgattaagaactcaagttagatGTTAGGTGTAATGATTGAACTAAGATTTGTACAATATTGATGTAATGACATTTATGAAAAATACACTATAGCACATGTTTCATATCATGTATGCATAAGTAAATCAACCAAttaaagtagtgagaggatgaatttCCGCTTtctcactgtgtgagactttatgaggttCATTTCATTTCAATGTCCTTAgactctttgttgttatttgacatttactcttagtgtttgCTATATTAGCTTGACACTTATGACCACACATGATTCGATCTATGAAATTtgactagaaaaacaactaagtttaaattgaaaatttagaaaaacttATATATCACATGTATTCATTGGTCGGTCGATCTTGTCAATCATATGAGATAATAGACTTGATCATagataaataagaaaacaacaGAACAATAGTTGAGAGaataaagggagctagtgttatcgagtaagtcttgGATACAACGAGACTAACaccttattatattttatttgggttgaagCAACTGTATTATTCTAAACAAATGATAGTAATGCATGACatatttgcaagtatgaaatgcattgttgaatgagatttttgtgTCTAAGTGTATGACTCGGATCTCTCATCATGTGTGAGAGACAGATATTAAATCTAGGTCCATTCATGACGAGTCAACTTGACCCAATTGCATTAACTACCAATGAGTAGTTGGAAGGCAATTGACTTGGCAATCAGACTTGTATGTGTATGTCCAAAAACCGCATTCCCCTAAATAGTTAACAGATAACATAGAAGAAATTTAATCTTCTACCTCTCCTTCCAACATGGAATACATATAGAACAGTTTCTCAAGATTAACGTACATGGCAGCAAATGATGTTGTGGAAAAGACTAACGGTTGAACCTCGAATCGCAATCGAATTGCATTCGTCATCaacacaaataaatttgaaacgCATTTTATATAATGTAATTTACGTAATTGGATTTGACATGTAGACTTTCCAACAGTTTATGTACTCTCAAACatgattattgattttatacTATTAATGTATAGATGATGTTGTTTCAGTTAATATTATGATGACACATTTTTGCATGCTTTGAGTGATGTTTATCATACTTGCGTGTATGATTTAAGTTTTGTTGTGCAATTGAAATACAAGCATGTTAAGAAATTTTAAGTAAGCACATCACTTCAAATTCATATTCCCTTCAGagtatatattttgaaagagGTGTTACAAGTTTCAAAAGAAAGATCCAAgtaaatcaattaaaatcatctataaaatgaaaatagtaTCTTATACCTTTTACTGAAGTGTGAGGTGAGGGTTCCCAAATATAGTAATGAATTAattcaagagaaaaagaagCCCCAGAATTAGTTTTTGAAAAACTACACTGAGAGAGCTTACCATGTTGATATGCTTAACATAATAAATTAGCTTGAAAAGAGAAGGGCAAGAGAAATTGATCAAGAACTTAGGTAAGAACTTTACTGCTTAGGTGGCCTAGTCTGTACTGCCACAGAATAGTGTTTGAATGGAAGCATGTTTGAGTTTGAGGAGATTTCGTGGAAATAATTCATATAACCCATCTCTAATGCCTCATTCTAACAAAACAGCATAAGTGGTTTTATCTACTAATGACAGAACACTCAACAAAGAATTCCACAACATTATTGTGTCTAATTATTTTGGAGATACTAAGCAAATTATTTGTGCTGTGGGTACACAGAATATTTTTGAAATGTAAAGCTTTAGAGTAAACTTTGCTAGGCAGAAAAGTATGACCAGTGAAAGACATAAGAAGTTAACCATtgccaattttcaaattatctgAACCATGATGTTAACAGCTACTGATCTAAGTTAAGATAAATCTGAGGTCACATCATCTATAGCTTATACCTACCAAGCTTTTTCTTAAGTGGTTGCATTAAACTTATAGTAACATTGGAGAGCCATGTGTCTAGGTTTTCCTTAAACCTGACAGATTATCCTTCCTCTACCTCTTACACTATTTTACTGGTTGATTCAGGTTCCATAAGAGTGAGCTCAGAGCTGATGGTTAGGCGTGCTTAATTAGATAGGTTCCGTCTATTATCCAGCAAaggaaatttcattttcaaccaTAATAAACTAACACAACAACAATggaaattttgttatatatggaAATAATGTGGCGTGCAACTTATGTATTTCACAATGAGCTGCAACAAATTATTTGTTTCTAAGAACTTAAAAAGTAACGAAAACAGTTTGAAGATATTGGCATATTATCGATCCAACAAAACTTATTTAAGAAGACAGAATCCTTCACACAAGCAGCACAACAAATTACACAGCGCCTTCAGTATGGCGATAATGATACAGTTCAACCATCAGATTAAGATGCTTTGTTGAATTAAACTTACTTGAAACATGCATAAGCAAACATACGATGACAATTTCCATATTTTCCACAATGACACATGATCTTTAATCCGAACGAGCActtataatattcaaaatgcTGACGAACTTCTAAGACTCCATCCAATACCATACTTAATGAAGCTCCAGTTGGCTGACAAGAAAAGGAAACCTTGGCATTACCAGTAAATCCGTATGGACATGAAGGTATATCAAAATGGACAGAGAATTAATGTCATGGAAATAATAAAGGAAGGAGTTACCCTCATAGAAATTGTGATAATATTCTCTTCACTGACAGGCTTCAACCACAGCAGCTCCACTATCTGCAGGTTCATAGTTTGATGCATTTTCTGAAGTGTCGAAGCAAGGACTGGTTTTAAACTGATCAATAAGCTGAGGCTCAAGCACTGGACAAGGTTCTTTGGATCCTTGGTGAGAAAATTTTTGTGTAACATTAGGAATTTCTAGCTTACTTCCCATTGGCAAGTTCATTAAATTCATTGTTCCATGGTCACTAGGGAATTTAGGTGATTCAGAAGTCTCAGAATGTTTTCCTAATTGCTCCAGTGGCCTATGAAACAGCAAACGAGCCACAGCCCGGTCAATTGGATTGGTTTCTGTTTCCGCATCAGGCATTCTAAGATACCTGCATTACCATCACGTTCCAAGAAACCAAATTGAAACAAAGTTGAGCTCAACATATGAAATGTTAATGAATACATGGTGTCTATATATAATGAACctacaaaatttatgaaaacaaaatccAACCATGAAGTGATTTTGGTTAAACAAGCACAATTTCTGAAGCCTGATTGATCAACATGAAACCAGAAAGATTTGTAGATAAGCTTGAGGGGAGAAGCAGAGTGGCAGCAGCTAACACATGCAATTATTTATTGcattcaattaatatttacttctaactaattaagttaattctatgttttctttttaagaagAAAAGGAGAGAATTGAGCAAATATAAATCTGAACAAGAGAAGGTACAGAATAAAACATGTATTTGTCCACTTATCTTTACTCGTCTGTAACAGTTTCAAAGATAAAACATGCATGTAACTTTGTCCACTTGTGCATGCTAACAAGGTCAACTGATTAAATCTTTCAGGATTGTGGAAGAGGTATTGAAATCGAATCTCACTCACACCAAGAGAGGCAGaggtgcatatatatatatattttgctaGTGGACAGATGGTCACTACCGTATCTGTACTTCTGCTTCAGATTGAAAACAAAGAAACCTAGAATTTTGAGcatttgaagttgaaaatgaaaccaCATATACTGTACTAACCTGGTAGAGCTATTAGTTTCTGCTTTTGCAACAACTTCAGGCTTTTCCATGCTACTTTTGTTGGTACTACTTGTATCACTAGCATAATGCCTCTGCATTGCACTTTGTGCCAGCCGAAACAAGCTATCCCGTAGACAAAGTCTTATTCTGACATCCAACTGTAATGAAACAAGGATTTGGCATTTCCTCCAACTTCAAgcaaattcataaaaacaagaaattagTGGGAAAAATAAGACCAACCTTAGAAATAACATCCTGAAGGCGGTAAAGCACTGTTTCCTCCACCGAATAGTTATCTAATGCCAAATAGATTGTATTGGAGTCATCTTGCTCTATTGGTGAATTAGGGTCAAAAGAAGGAAGAACGCTTAGATGTTCAACTTCAAGGTCTGTTCCCTCAACATGTTGGAATTGGCTTTCTTGGAACTTCTGAGACATGGAATGATCTATAGAGGAAACTTGATGACTGATTTGTTGCTGTTGTTTCTGAATAGCAAGCATCGCCTGCATTTGTTGCCGCCtccttaatttttcaattttttcttgtgGTGTCATAGCCAAAGTATTTGCTGAAGCAGCTGCTGAGTTATTAACAACTTTTGCTTTACCTGGTGAAACTTCATTACACGAAAGCAAGGGTTGGTGCGTAAGTTTACCAGACTGAATGTGCAGCAGTACAGGCATGGCAGGATATGGATTTGTAATGTTCCCATATTTAGAAGTGACAAATGAATTGGAGATTTGGTGGTACTGCAAAGTCTCAGATTTTTTAAGTTGTCTTGGCTGACTAGGGACCAATGATGGAGAAGAAAGTAGCATTGACTGAGCCAATTGGTTCTCATACTTACCTGTTGGGTTACCAGTGGGAGACCAGATACCACAGAAATCTTGCAATAGCTCTCCTCTTTTTTCTTCTGACTTTTTCTGAATTTTCAACAGATATTTTGTCCTGTATCCCTGCAAAGATTCaggaaaataaaatgatacAAAGTTGCAAGTTTGGTGAAAGAAAAAACGCAAAAACCTTAGTTCGATTCATAATCTAATTACATCTTTTCCTATATACTCAATCAGACAATTATGTCATTTAGAAATACAATTAGCCAGGCCTGAAAGAATATGTGATCTGAATAAACTGAATATTCATGCAAGGTAACATTTTACTATGTTTCTGGTCCAAACCCAAAGCAATATCACATATTTCTAATCTTAATAAGAGACTACTGGAGAAGTAATTTCCAAAGGTGAGTTCTTTCAAAGAATGAAACTAGTTTTCTTTGTCAGAGCTCCTTAAGCAATATTCAATATTGAAATGCACAATTCTTGCCGAACAAAACTATGTAAGATGAAGAGCATACAACTCATAACTTCCCAACCAACTAAACCCCTATGCTATGTCCATGAAAGGACTATACGAACTTTCAGCTGAAATTAGGATAACATCAATGTTCCAtataaagtttcatttatcAATGTGCTAACAACTGAACACAATAAATAAGACAGACAGAAGAAAAAATGTCAATGTGCTAACAACTGAACACAATAAATAAGACAGACAGAAGAAAAAATGTCATATGCATTACTAAATTCCATTAAGTTATTTGCTAGTGTATTGGAGTTATTTAGTGAAATAGCGTGTATCCCCTATATTTCTCTATATCAGTACGCCAATAGGTTTCTATTGCCTCACTCTAACAAGCAATTAACTTCTGCCTATTGAAGATgctatacacacacacacacacacacacacactaagATTAATGTTTCAATCTATAATTGTACCTTGGTTGCACAGCAAGAGATCTAATAAAACAGACCATTGCACCAAGAATCTGTTAGACTTGAATCAATAGCTAGATGCCAGTTCTGAAATTTTGGTGCCTTGAATGCTAAGCTAATGAAGAAATCAAGTTAAACATATCACATCTCTACTTTTATCTAGTAAGATTTACCTCAACAAATTATGTATTTcgtattaaatatttgaatagaaACCATACATGCCGAACCAAATTACCTGGTCCTGCAGTTGAGGATTTCCAGTCAAAGACTGGCTAGAGACTGGGCTgcaaacaatatataatatgataaatttttaatgaattatgatattttaataatccTGGGTATTTCACTTTAGTAATTTAGATGcaattttattattcagtttatattcttttattgtaGATAACCCAGGATTATTCCTAGGTTCATTGTTCTTAGACTAGGCAACTTTTTCTCTTGACATAGACTCTCTATGGTGCAATTATTGTAAAAAGGTTCATCACACAATAGACAAGTGTTAGAAACTTCATGGTAAACCTTCCAAGAAAGGACAATCAAAAGGGTAGAGACAAATATACGTGACAAATACTCAATAAACGACTCAAGAGGGTCCTCAAGCACATTCAAGAACAGTTGAGTTCAACAAaaaagagattgaaaaattGACAAGTTCATTGGAGTCATTAGAGTAAATAACAAGAACAAGTAGTTGTACTTTTGCCAACATAggtatttctttttcttctcgtgcacttaatatttcatatataatccACCCAAATCTATGGATAGTTGACTCAGGAGCCATAGACTATATGACctatttttctcacaaatttgTTTCATATACGCCATGCCCAAATAATAGGAAAATAACCATTGTTGATGATTCAATAAACACCATTGTTAGTCACAGAGATGTTCATACAAATAATTATCTCACTCTAAAAAATGTACCTCATGTGCCTAGACTGtttacaaatcttgtatcaacAAAAAACAGTCACCAAATATTCTAATTGCaatgttatttttcatccaTCTCATTGTGAATTTCAAGAAAAGGGTAATGCAGTGTTAGCTCTATATTTTTAAGAAAGGGTATAATTCATAAGTCATCGAGTTACTCATGTGTCAAtacaccacaacaaaatggggttGCTAAAAGTAAAAATGGACGCATTCTAGCTATTACAAGAGCActtctttatcaaaataattctCCAAAACAATATTAGAAGCAGTTTTGAAGCCCTAAAATATTAGGTTGTGTCTTTTGTACATGTCCATTCTCAAACCAAAGGCAAACTTGACCCATGAGCCCTCATATGCACTATTTTTAAAACCGGACCGGACCGATCAGTTAAACCGGTTGAATTGAGAATCGGCTCTAAGTCTAGTCCAGTTAACATTAAAAGTGGTTTATGCATTGACTCGGTCAAACCCGTTGAATTGGATGCACCAGTCAAAATCGGgtttaaccaaaatttatggtattttttgaaaatttaattatttttaagtaatttgattattttttattagatttgatgaatttttaaaggtttataaaaaaaataagttcaaaaataaaataaaataaagaaaaaaaattatttcatatccattgaaatatcttttataGATAACAACTTgtagaattatgtttttttttttttttgtattatgagattgagacatttttttattttaattgtttcattgaaatcaaatgatatGTTCTAATCTGCATAGGTGTAGgtatattaattgattttattttttataaatttttaaataaaatctatttattataatttgataataagttgaaccAACTAGTTTCCTGTCGAATCAATTGACCCAGTCGAACAATAAACTAATGAGACAACcggttcaattttaaaaacattgctcATATGCATATTTGTTAGTTTCTCTTCCACTTGGTTGAAAATGaacattttattgttatttctcCTTCAAAGGGGCATATTACCCTTGGAAGAGAAGGATCATTCATGTTTCTTcctaaatttctaaattaattaattccaaTCTCTAGTCCCATTATGTCCCACACATTTACTTTACCCGAGTCCGAGCCTATTAATGTAAGggaaaatcaatcaaatatgaCTTGCCCACTACAAGAGTATTCAAGGAAAAAAATGTCAGTTACTCAATCTGGGCAGAATCTAgttctaattttgaaattgttgaGGTAAGCACTTCTCtttaatttgatgaaattgaatTGCTTGATCCAAATGATTTAGATGTTTCAATTGCATTTTAAAAGGTATTAAAACATGCATCAAACATCTTTTATACTTTATTAGGGCTAGACTCGAGCCGagcagctcgagctcgagctcggctcggtcgagcccgaaacgagctgggTTTGgccaagctcgagctggctcggtagattttttttaaaaattttttatacaaaacgacgtcgttttaactaatatatattaaaaacgatgtcgttttgataacgaaaaacgaacCGAACCGAACCGAACTCAACCCCGAAACGAGCTGGCCTTAGCTGAGCTCGAGTCGATCtcaagccgaactcgagccgtccatatatgaaccgagccgagccctaTACTTTATCGTTACCTATAAACACAATTCCCATATCCAATACTTTATTCAAGGCATTAGGTGACAAGGAATGAAAAACTATCATTGTCAAGTGGGAAAAAAACTTGTAAAGGTGGCAGAACTTGGTTCTAATTCTGTAACTGTTGAGGAAACACTGCTcttaaatttgttgaaattgaatttcttgatccaaattatttagatatttctATTGTATTAGGAAAGGTATTAGAACATGCACCAACATCTTTTACATTTAATCCTTACCTATTGttacaaaatatgtaaaatatgtatattaccATATAAGAATAGATTATACAGATACTAAGGCTTGACTGTAGGGATTTCATTATGGTAGAACTTGATTATAAGATCATAATaataggaatcaaatattttgttttcctaatCTAGGATTcctaatttgtatatatacatgtatctTTATAACAAAGAAATACGAATGAAAATGATTCCTCTTCAATTTTgttcatggtatcagagtgaGGCTTGCCCTAGTGAGCTAATCTGTCAATTTCTTCCTGCTATAGTAGGCAAAGTCTTGAGTCACCCTTGTAGAGTGACTATTCCATCTCTCCGCTAACGTAGGAAAAAGTGCCCCCTAATGACTGGCCATCTCCCAAAATCTAGTCATTAGAAGATCAACGCATGACCCACATGCACCACTTCTTTCTTTGACAACATCCTTCACCGATCTCCTTTTCCAACGAGCGTAAGTTCTCACCACCAATACCAATGCACTTAAAAGACACCGACGATCAAAACCTCAGAAGCCCAACCCTGTTTGTCGTTGCACACGCCGTCACAGTCATCAAAACAATCGCCTTCGCTGATCTTTTATCCCTTTTTAGACTTTGGTCACTATTTTCCAGCGACATCTCTCTCTATACAACGCATCTTTATAACTATTGCTAAAATCATTCAGTCAGGCAACTTGTTGTATCTCATATTTGGGTGTTTTTAGTGTAATTACAGTTAATAATAAACTTATAACTATGGCTGATGTGGTTCCTGTAATGTCAAAAATTATGGAACACAAGCTTCCAATTATCTAGAATGAAGTAAGACAGTTCAACTTTATCGACTAAGCCTTGAGAAGGATGATCACCTTATGCAAACGCCTCCTATAGATGATACTAGACAAACATGGTCGAGAGATGATGTCTGATTATTCTTATAGATACGAAATTTCATTGAAAGTTAggtaattagtttaattaattattgtgaaTTAGTTAAAGAACTAATGGAATACCTAGATTTCTTGTATTCTAGAAGAGGGAATATTTCTTGCATATATAAAGGGTGCAAAGCGTTTTATCGTGCAGAAAAACATGATAGGACTATCACATCTTATTTTATAGACTTTAAAAGAACTTATGAAAAACTCAATATGTTGTTACCATTTAGTCCTGATGTAAAAGTTCAACAAGCTCAGCGAAAACAGATGGCCATTATGAGTTTCCTAATTAGTCTTCCTCTTGAATAAGAAATTGCTAAATCTCAAATACTCGTTAGTCCTGAGATCTCATCTTTGCATAAGATATTTACTAGGGTACTAATAGTGCTCTTGTTAATCGTAGTAGTGCACATGAAATTGGACATTCATATAACAAGAGTGGTAATAAAGGAGGGGGAACCAACAACTGTGATAAAGTTATTGATAGTGAAAATCAGAATTCGAGAGGGATTGTACGCTATTACTATCATGAACCAAGATATA
Encoded here:
- the LOC123227336 gene encoding protein LNK2 isoform X2; this encodes MFDWNDEELTNIIWGEAGEGDDHIVPYQEGIKDYCNKKEWSQEATTIKSLKNADPMGTEVSDSIEKITKNNSTTGAMKPELDKDPENFQNSHEDKDQGDFDYSWANIGSFDDLDRIFSNDDPMFSRVNLGSGDDLWPSPKVVTDSPAKSFPLVADSPSLELGALKNSSDLVEVKSEFELEEDQSLTLRHGKLSNPVESLQSAHAILDHVEYCGSKSKLKVREQSDLDIGNNINALNSCVVAENVSNVDGFANKGYRTKYLLKIQKKSEEKRGELLQDFCGIWSPTGNPTVSPGKAKVVNNSAAASANTLAMTPQEKIEKLRRRQQMQAMLAIQKQQQQISHQVSSIDHSMSQKFQESQFQHVEGTDLEVEHLSVLPSFDPNSPIEQDDSNTIYLALDNYSVEETVLYRLQDVISKLDVRIRLCLRDSLFRLAQSAMQRHYASDTSSTNKSSMEKPEVVAKAETNSSTRYLRMPDAETETNPIDRAVARLLFHRPLEQLGKHSETSESPKFPSDHGTMNLMNLPMGSKLEIPNVTQKFSHQGSKEPCPVLEPQLIDQFKTSPCFDTSENASNYEPADSGAAVVEACQ
- the LOC123227336 gene encoding protein LNK2 isoform X1, with protein sequence MFDWNDEELTNIIWGEAGEGDDHIVPYQEGIKDYCNKKEWSQEATTIKSLKNADPMGTEVSDSIEKITKNNSTTGAMKPELDKDPENFQNSHEDKDQGDFDYSWANIGSFDDLDRIFSNDDPMFSRVNLGSGDDLWPSPKVVTDSPAKSFPLVADSPSLELGALKNSSDLVEVKSEFELEEDQSLTLRHGKLSNPVESLQSAHAILDHVEYCGSKSKLKVREQSDLDIGNNINALNSCVVAENVSNVDGFANKGYRTKYLLKIQKKSEEKRGELLQDFCGIWSPTGNPTGKYENQLAQSMLLSSPSLVPSQPRQLKKSETLQYHQISNSFVTSKYGNITNPYPAMPVLLHIQSGKLTHQPLLSCNEVSPGKAKVVNNSAAASANTLAMTPQEKIEKLRRRQQMQAMLAIQKQQQQISHQVSSIDHSMSQKFQESQFQHVEGTDLEVEHLSVLPSFDPNSPIEQDDSNTIYLALDNYSVEETVLYRLQDVISKLDVRIRLCLRDSLFRLAQSAMQRHYASDTSSTNKSSMEKPEVVAKAETNSSTRYLRMPDAETETNPIDRAVARLLFHRPLEQLGKHSETSESPKFPSDHGTMNLMNLPMGSKLEIPNVTQKFSHQGSKEPCPVLEPQLIDQFKTSPCFDTSENASNYEPADSGAAVVEACQ
- the LOC123227336 gene encoding protein LNK2 isoform X3, which codes for MFSRVNLGSGDDLWPSPKVVTDSPAKSFPLVADSPSLELGALKNSSDLVEVKSEFELEEDQSLTLRHGKLSNPVESLQSAHAILDHVEYCGSKSKLKVREQSDLDIGNNINALNSCVVAENVSNVDGFANKGYRTKYLLKIQKKSEEKRGELLQDFCGIWSPTGNPTGKYENQLAQSMLLSSPSLVPSQPRQLKKSETLQYHQISNSFVTSKYGNITNPYPAMPVLLHIQSGKLTHQPLLSCNEVSPGKAKVVNNSAAASANTLAMTPQEKIEKLRRRQQMQAMLAIQKQQQQISHQVSSIDHSMSQKFQESQFQHVEGTDLEVEHLSVLPSFDPNSPIEQDDSNTIYLALDNYSVEETVLYRLQDVISKLDVRIRLCLRDSLFRLAQSAMQRHYASDTSSTNKSSMEKPEVVAKAETNSSTRYLRMPDAETETNPIDRAVARLLFHRPLEQLGKHSETSESPKFPSDHGTMNLMNLPMGSKLEIPNVTQKFSHQGSKEPCPVLEPQLIDQFKTSPCFDTSENASNYEPADSGAAVVEACQ